The DNA segment AAGCAGGAATCGATCCAGATGATCCGGCTTTTTTCAGATTTGACTTTATCGGATACGGGGAACGGCAAATGCAGCAAGCCGGACATGTTCAAACAGCATACGGCATGATTATACGCAATGAGAATCCATTTGTATTAAAGTATAGTCAGACAGATTCCACGCAGACAGAAGGAATGACTATGCAGCCATGAATATTGTTGCAGGAAGGGAGTGATGCTGCATCAACAGCTTTATTTCATGGGTTGGCGGAAAGAAAGCCCTGCGGAAGCTGATCTATACGATGTTCCCGGCTAAATTCGACCGGTACATTGAGGTATTTGGCGGAGGCGGATGGGTGCTTTTCGGGAAACCTCCGGACAGGAAATGCATGGAGGTCTACAACGACTATAATTCCAATCTGGCCAACCTGTTTTACTGTGTAAAGAACCGCACGGGTTCTTTTTTGCGGGAGCTTGGGTTTCTGCCAATCAACAGCAGGGATGAATTTACGGTCATCCGGAAATTTGTGGATAAGCAGGAGTTTGATCTCCGCTTTCTGAAAGAAGAACTGGATCTGGCAGAGCGGTATCTGCCGCCGCCGGATTTTGAGGAAATCCGTCAGATTCTGCTGGAGAATGCGGAAGTCACGGATGTTAAACGGGCGGCGGCTTTTTTCAAACTCATTCGGTACAGCTATGGAAGCGGCTGTACATCGTTTAGCTGTCAGCCCTTTGATGTGCGGCGGTGTTTTGACGCAATCTGGCAGGCATCTAGGAGGCTTTCTGATACAGTCATCGAGAATAAAGATTTTGAGGCGCTGATCCGGCAGTATGACCGGGAAAGCGCCTTTTTCTATTGTGACCCACCCTACTTTGAAACAGAAGGGCATTACGAGGTGGTATTCCGGAAGGAGGATCATACGCGGCTTAGGGATACCTTGGCAGGCTGTAAAGGGAAGTGGATGGTCAGCTATAATGACTGCTGTTTCATTAGAGAGCTATATGCCGGATACACCATTACCGCGGTAACCCGGCTGAAT comes from the Eubacteriaceae bacterium Marseille-Q4139 genome and includes:
- a CDS encoding DNA adenine methylase, with protein sequence MRKLIYTMFPAKFDRYIEVFGGGGWVLFGKPPDRKCMEVYNDYNSNLANLFYCVKNRTGSFLRELGFLPINSRDEFTVIRKFVDKQEFDLRFLKEELDLAERYLPPPDFEEIRQILLENAEVTDVKRAAAFFKLIRYSYGSGCTSFSCQPFDVRRCFDAIWQASRRLSDTVIENKDFEALIRQYDRESAFFYCDPPYFETEGHYEVVFRKEDHTRLRDTLAGCKGKWMVSYNDCCFIRELYAGYTITAVTRLNNLAQRYDGGCEYPEVLITNYDPGERERSQPQQLKLFGLYGEADDGEGYVVVREEPSESRAV